AAATAGGGATTTGTCCAAAGAATGGACATTTTTTTATCTGATAATTCATTGAACCAAGGCAAAGTAAGCGTTACCAATACAAGCGTAAGCACAAAAGCAAACACTACAATGAGTAAAGATTCGCTTAAAAACTGAGTAATTAATTGTGAACGAACCGAGCCGATGGCTTTACGAACACCTACTTCCTTCGCACGCTTTTCTGAACGAGCAGTACTTAAATTCATGAAATTGATGCAAGCCAACAAAAGTACAAACACGCCAATAATGCCAAATAACCATACAAACTGAATACGTCCGCCAGAGATTTTACCGTCTTTAAATTCAGAATACAAATGCCATTTGCTCATCGGATGCAAGAAAACCATCGGTTTGGCAGCATCTTGTTTGTCGTGATTGAATTTTACTAATCTGATTTTTGCGGATACTTTATCAAAATCTGCATTTGGATTTAGCTCTGCAAAAGTTTGGAATGAGTTATTATTCCACTGATCTTGCGAGTTTTTCACCCAATTTTCGGTAGCCAAATACAGTTCCCAAGGCAATACGAATGATACTTCGTTGAGGGTAGTATTATGTGGTAAATCTTCATAAACGCCCGTTACTTTTACGTTGGTTTTGTTATCTACTTTTACGATTTTATTAATCGGGTCGGTATCTCCAAATAAAGCGGTTGCAACCGATTCTGAGATAAGAATAGAGTAAGGATCTTTCAATCCTTTTTGCGAACCCTTCAACATTTTGAAGGTAAACATTTCTGGAAATTTGGGCTCTACAAAGTTTCCTGTTTTGGTGAATTTTTTGTCGCCCACAGCCAAAATGTGTTCAAAAGTCCAAGAAGACAACACTACATTTTTGAAATCTCCTGAGTATTTCGCTCGTAGCTCGGGGGCTAAAGGCAAAGGCATTGCCGTTTGCGAACCTATAACGCCATTCCAAGTTTGGTTTTGCATTACTTGTGCCAGACGGTCGTATTTTTGATGATACTTATCGAAAGACATTTCATCGAAAATCCAAAGCCCAATGAGTATCGCAACGGCCATTCCTACCGAAAGACCAATAATATTAATTGCCGAGAAAGCTTTGTTTCTCAACAAGGTTCTAAGAGCAATTTTAAAATAATTTTTTAACATGTTTTTTTAGGTTTTTGGGTTGGAGGCTTCGGATTCTAGGTTTCAGTAAATTATTCTGTTCTCAAACTTTTCACTGGATTAGCCAAGGCCGCTTTGATGGCCTGATAACTCACTGTAAATAAGGTAATCGACAATGCCCCTAACCCTGCTACTACAAAAATCCACCACGAAATATCTGAACGGTATTCGTATTTTTTCAACCAATTATTCATAAAAAAATAAGCGATTGGCGTAGCAAGAAACAGGGAAGTCATCACCAAAAAGACAAAATCTTTAGAAAGTAATTGCCACAGATTCAAAACCGTTGCTCCCAATACTTTCCTGATGCCTATTTCTTTGGTGCGTTGTTCTGCTACAAATGATGCCAAACCAAATATGCCGAGACAACTAATGAAAATAGCAAGTGCAGCAAAGAAGGTAGCCAATTTACCCACTCGTTCTTCATTTCCGAATTTTTTAGCATATTCATCATCTACAAAAGTGTATTCAAAAGGTGCTGCTGGATTATATTTTCTGAAAACCGTTTCTATTTTACTCAATGCCACCCTTGAACTTATTTTAGGGTTCATTTTAATGATAAGAACATTTTCTTGGTCTTTAGAAATATGAAAAAGTGATGGCCTAACTGGCTTATAAGGCGATTGTACCACCATGTCTTTGATTACGCCAATTACTTTAAAAGGTCTGTTTTCCCATGTAATAGTAGCTCCGATTGGGTTTTTCAAGCCGATAAACTTTACCGCCGATTCGTTGAGTACAAACGCAAGTGAATCTGTGGCAAATTCTCTTGAGAAATCTCTTCCATTAGCAAATTGCCAACCTACGGTTTTGCCATATTCATAAGTAACACCATTGTTCGGAAAATCAACGGCCAAATTGGGGTCTTTCCCTTCCCATTGAAAGCCACCGTTGGTATTCCAAACTTCAGTAGTTGGGCTTCCAGACTCAGTCATTTCAACAATTGATCCTGAGCTTTTTAACTCTGTACGGATAGCCTCAAAATGATTATGAACATCAGGAGTTGCCATATACATGGTAATTAATCCATCACGATTATAGCCAATTGGGCGGTTTTTAGCATGCTCAATTTGGCGGAAAACAACAATCGTTCCGATGATTAAAGTAACAGAAACGGTAAATTGAAGAACTACCAAAACCTTGCGTGGAATAGCAGCAAAACGCCCTACCCTAAAAGTACCTTTTAATACTTTAACAGGTTGAAAAGATGATAAATACAAGGCTGGATAACTTCCAGCAATTAAACCCGTGAGCAAACTAAAACTAAGACCCAACAGCCAGAAGAATGGGTTTGTCCACAGAATCGTCATTTTTTTGTCAGCTACTTCATTGAAAAACGGCAATATAAGCTGAACCAATAGGATTGATAAAACGAAAGCAAACACTACAACGACTAATGATTCACTTAAAAATTGGATAATTAATTGACTACGAGCTGAACCAATGGCTTTACGAACACCTACTTCTTTTGCTCGTTTTTCAGAACGAGCCGTACTCAAATTCATGAAATTAATACAAGCCAATAACAAAACGAAAATTCCGATAATACCGAAAAGCCATACAAATTCAATTCTTCCTCCTACATTGATGCCATCTTTAAATTCGCCATACAAATGCCATTTACTCATTGGTTGTAAGAAAACTTCGGGTTTATATCTTTTTGCTTCACTGCCGACTTTATTTAATTTAACATTGATAATTTTTTGAGAAACCTTGTCCATATCAGCGTTGTCGGCTAATTGAGCAAAAGTTTGGGTAAAATTACTTCCCCAAGGATTCTCCATTTTTTTAATCCAAGGATTGGTAATCAAGTATAACTCCCAAGGCAAAATATACTCCATTTCTTTAAAACTAGAATTGTAAGGTAAATCTTCGTAAACTCCAGTAATTTTTACTACCTCTTTGTTATCAACTTTTATGAGCTTATTCATGGGGTCAGTATCCCCAAAATATGCTTTTGCTACTGATTCAGATAATAAAATCGAATTGGGTTCTTTCAATCCTTCTCTTGTACCTTTTAGCATCTTTAAGCTTAACATATCGGTGACTTGTGGCTCAAAGTAATTTCCAGATTTAGTAAATTTCTTTTCACCATAAGTCAAAATATGGGTTGATGTCCATGAAGACTGTAACACATATTTAAAATCGCTGGCATAATGACTCTTAATTTCTTCTGCCATTACCGCAGGATTAGATACCTGTGTCGATTTTTGGCCATTGAAAATATTATGCTGTGATACTTGAGCAATACGATCATAATTTTGATGATACTTGTTGTAAGAGGTTTCATCATAAATCCAAAGCCCTATTAGCATAGCCACAGCCATACCCGTAGCCAATCCTGCAATATTAATGAAGGAATAAACCTTATTTCGGAGTAAAGCCCTTAGTGCGATTTTTAAATAATTTTGTATCATAGTCTTTGCATTTTGTGGGATGTATGTAAAGCCGTTTCAATTCAGCGTTTCTACCTATTATTATTCTGTTCTCAAACTTTTCACTGGATTGGCCAAGGCCGCTTTGATGGCCTGATAACTTACTGTAAATAAGGTAATCGACAATGCCCCTAACCCTGCCACTACAAAAATCCACCACGAAATATCTGAACGGTATTCGTACGTAAGCAACCAATTGTTCATATAATAATAAGCAATTGGACTAGCAATCATAAACGAAATAAGTACCAATACCACAAAGTCTTTCGACAATAATTGCCATAGATTAAATACCGAAGCACCCAATACTTTTCTTACACCTATTTCTTTGGTGCGTTGCTCGGCCGTAAACGAAGCCAAACCAAAAATGCCTAAACAACTAATAAAAATAGCGAGTACAGCAAAAAATGTTGCTAATTTACCAACGCGTTCCTCGCTGTTGAATTTACGAGCATATTGCTCATCGGCAAAATGATAAATAAATGGACTTCCTGGATCGTGCTGTTTGAATACCGTTTCGATTTTGGGAAGAGCATCGCTTGCACTCATTTGTGGATTAATTTTGATAGTAATAGTACTTGCCCAACCATAATCTATAAAAAACACCGTAGGCTTTATAGGATTAAATGGCGACTCCATCACTATATCTTTGATAACTCCAATGATTTTATAGTTCTTATTATTCCAATTTAGATTTTTACCAACAGGGTCTTTAAAACCAATAAACTTGGCACAAGTTTCATTCAAAATCATACTTGCTGTATCGGTAGAATAGTTTCGAGAAAAATCTCTACCACTGACAAACTGCCAGCCCGCTGTGTGGCCAAAGTCATGTGTAACAGCTACTATACCAAACAAGGCTTGTAAATTAGGGTCTTTCTTCTCCCAATCAAATCCTATTTGTGTTGAATACAAATCGGTAGTTGGACTCAGCGATTCTGCCATGTCATACACAGCTCCTGTTTTTAGTAAATCGGCACGAAGTGCATCATAATGCCCTCTTAATTCAGGTGTTTTTATATCAATACTTATCAAACCATCTCTTGAATACCCAATAGGTCGATTTTTGGCATGCAAAATCTGACGATACACAATAATTGTACCGATGATCAATGTCACCGAAACCGTAAATTGAATTATTACCAGTACTTTTCGAGGTACAGAAGCATAACGTCCTACTCTAAACGTTCCCTTTAGTACCTTGATAGGCTCAAAAGAAGACAGGTAAAAAGCTGGATAACTTCCCGAAACTACCCCTGTTATCAACGAAAATGACAGACTCAATAACCAGAAATAAGGATTTGCCCATAACATAACCATCTTCTTGTCGGAAAGGCTATTGAATAAAGGTAATGCAAGCTGTACCAATACAATCGACAATACAAACGCTAATAAAACAATCAGTAAAGATTCGCTCAAAAATTGTCCTATTAATTGGCTTCTCACAGAACCGATGGCTTTTCTCACTCCAACTTCCATAGCTCTTTTTTCAGAACGGGCAGTACTCAAGTTCATGAAGTTGATACAAGCCAACAAGAGTACAAATAAACCGATAATGCCAAATAGCCACACAAACTGAATACGTCCACCCGAAATTTTGCCACCTTTAAATTCTGAATACAAATGCCATTTTTTCATAGGATGTACAAACATTTCGGCTTTTGCAGGGTCATCTTTCATGTGTACAAACTTTGAGAACCTGATTTTAGCAGACACTTTCTCAAAATCGGCCTGAGGTATTAATTGTACAAACAATTGGAATGAGTTGTTATTCCATTCGCTCTCAGCCACTTTTACCCATTTTTGTTCAGAAGCATATAAATCCCAAGGCAACATCAACCTTACCTCGTTGAAGGTTGTATTATGAGGTAAATCTTCATAAATACCCGTTACTTTTACATTAGTTTGGTTATTGAGTTTTAGCATTTGATTGATAGGGTCTTTGTCGCCAAACAAAGCCCTAGCAAGCGATTCTGAAAGTAGTATCGAATGCGGGTCTGTCAATCCTTTGATTGTACCCTTGAGCATTTTCAAACTTAACATTTCAGGAAAACTTGGCTCTACGTAATTACCTTTATCGCTGATTTTCTTGTCGCCTAGCGATAATATATGATCGAACGTCCACGATGACAGACTCATTGCTTGAAAATCGCTACCAAATTTATTTTTTAACTCTGCCCTTAAAGGCAATGGAATAGCATCTTGTGTACCAATACGACCATTCCAAATTTGGTTTTGTTTGATTCGCCCTAAACGTTCATAATTTTGATGGTATTGGTCATACGAAAGTTCGTCCCATATCCATAGACCAATAAGCATTGCTACCGCCATGCCAACAGCTAGCCCAATAATATTAATGCCCGAAAAAACGAGGTTTCTTTGCAAATTACGAATAGCTATTTTTAGATAATTCTTCAGCATGACAGAATTGAACGTTTAGTTAATAGTTTAATCAAGAGATACTTAATTATTTTATACACAAGATTGTGCCAATCACATAAACACCTAACAATCAAATAATTATACATGTATCATTTATTTAAAAGTGTTCGATATTGATACACTTTTCGTTCGGAAGTGAACGTAGAGCTAGCTTATTCAAACAGAAAAGTGTAATATATCACTGGTCAAAAGAGTAAAAAAAGGTCATTATTTTCTTTCTCCAAAAACTCCCTCTTACTTATTTTACTTGTCATGTATACAAAAAAAAACTTAGGATTTGTCTTTGTATTTTTGTTCTGCTCATATTTATTGCAAGGACAAAATAGTATCAACAGGAAAGCCGTAGTAGAAAGGCATATTGTAAAAGTGCAACAAATGGACACATTGGCATCCTTGTCGGTTGGCAATGGCAAATTTGCATTTACCGTTGATGCCACTGGCTTACAAACTTTTCCAGAACACTATGCCCAAGGAATTCCGCTGGGTACGCAGTCGGAATGGGGCTGGCATACTTTTCCCAATACCAACAACTACCGTTTTGAAGAAAGCCTAAAAGAATATACCCTAAATGGCAAAAAAGTCTCTTATGGTGTACAAATCAACTCGCCAGAACATGCCAAACAGGCTGTTAATTATTTTAGGCAAAATCCGCATCGTTTACAATTGGGCAATTTGGGATTTATCCTCCTCAAATCAGATGGCACCGAAGCAAAAGTATCTGATATTTTGGCCATTGACCAAAGCCTTAATCCTTGGACGGGCGAAATTCAAAGTCAATTTGTTTTTGACAATCAACCCGTAAAAGTCCAAACACTCTGCTCATCGTCACAAGATTTAATTGCCTTGAAAGTAGAATCTCCCCTTTTACAAACTGGCCAGCTAAAAATCCAATTACGTTTTCCTTTTCCAAGCAACGAATTCCTAGACAGCGGAGTAAACCGAAAACATCCCGACCAACATCAATCGGCCCTTGTTCAGCAAGTAGGTAATAGTGCTACTATTTTGCATCAACTCGACAATGACTCCTATTTTGTTCAATTGCAGTGGCAACAAAAAGCAACAATTAGCCAAGGCGAAGCTCACCAGTTTGTCATTAGTCCCGAAAAAGGACAAAGTACCCTTGAGTTAAGCACCTTATTTTCAGCCAAAAAGCCCACATTTAAGCTAGCAAACTTTATGGCTATCAAAGTGCAAAGCATGATTCATTGGCAAAATTTTTGGAAACGTGGAGGAGCTATTGATTTTGCAGGAAGTACCGACCCTAGGGCAAATGAGCTAGAAAGAAGAATTGTTTTGTCGCAATATTTAACCAAAATACAATGCACCAGTGCCGAACCTCCTCAAGAAACAGGACTAACCTACAATAGTTGGTATGGAAAGCCACACCTCGAAATGCACTGGTGGCATGGTATTCATTTTGCCCTTTGGGGACGTATAGATTTATTAGAAAAAAGCCTTGGCTGGTATGCCAAGGTATATCCAGAAGCAAAAAAAATTGCTCAACGACAAGGATATGATGGGGTTCGGTGGCAAAAAATGACCGACCCCGCAGGCCAAGAATCCCCGTCGTCGGTAGGAGCTTTTTTGATTTGGCAACAGCCCCATTTTATTTACTTTGCCGAGCTAGTCCGCCGACAAAAACCTCAAAAGGCTACTTTACTCAAATACAAAGACTTAGTATTTGCTACAGCCGATTTTATGGCATCGTATCCACATTGGGATACCCAAACACAACGGTATATTTTAGGAAAAGGCTTAATTCCAGCACAAGAACGGTTTAATCCAGAAGAAACCTTTAATCCTACTTATGAGCTAGTATATTGGCATTGGGCTTTAACCACTGCCCAAGCATGGCGAAAGGCCCTAGGGCTTGCTCCTAACCCCAAATACAGCGATGTCCTGAACAAACTTTCGCCCCTTCCTATACAAGACGGCGTATATTTGGCTACTGAAAGTGCCAAGGATTCTTATACCAACCCAAAGTTTTTGACCGACCACCCTGCTGTATTAGGGGCATTGGGTATGTTGCCTCAAAGCAGCCAATTGGACATTACTACTATGCAACGAACATTTGATAAAGTATGGGAAATTTGGCAATGGCACGACACTTGGGGCTGGGACTTCCCAATGGTAGGCATGACAGCCGCGCGGCTCGGCAATCCAGAAAAGGCTATTGATGGCCTAATGATGAATATAAAAACCAATACTTATTTAGTAAATGGCCATAACTTTCAGGACGAACGCCTAAGGCTGTATCTGCCTGGCAATGGAGGGCTTTTGGCTACAATAGCGATGATGTGTACCCGTGATGATCTACAAAAAGGAGAAACGTCATTTCCCAAAAATGGAAAATGGCAAGTAAAATGGGAAGGCTTACAGCCAATGCCTTAAAGCCCAAATATAAGTCGTCCCGAATTTTAGATAACATTAAAAGAAACCTCCAATTTGTGTTTGTTGGGATTCAGTCAAATGAACATTGAAAAGGCTTATCGATTAAATTTAGGGATTAATATACAAAAGGCGTTCGAAATTAGTTTTTCGAACGCCTTTTGTATATTAAATTTCAAAGCATTGCATCTCAACTGCTGAAAATCATATTCAAAAATAACCACTAAATTTAGGGTGACTCATTTTTCCTCAGCATCTGCTTCAACGTATGTACTTAATCCAACCCAAAAATCTTATCCATCAAAAGCCATTTTTCACCTTCTTTGGCCATAGGCAGGGCTTGTTGGTATTTCCACATCAGCAATTCCCATTCTTGTACCTTTGGGTTTTCTGCATCACTTTTGGCTTTGGCCTCAAAAGAAAACGTTTCGTTTACCTCCATTATCATAAAAAGGCGATTGCCTAAACGGTATATCTCCATATTGCTGATACCAGCCCCTTTAATACTATCAATAATTTCAGGCCAAACGGCTTTATGATAGCTTTCATACTCTGCAATCAACTGCGGGTCGTCTTTCAAATCAAGACATAATGCGTACTTTTTCATATATTTTTGGTTATGATACTTTCCAAATTATTAATGCCCCCCCGAAATAGTAGCTCCTTTCTCTGATTTTGATTTTATAGCAAAAAACAATACAACAAAGAAACATACCAATGGCACAATATAGGCCGTTTGGATACTACTAACATCCGAAATACGCCCCATTACTACAGGAAAAATTGCCCCTCCAACTATCGACATAATTACCAATGAAGACCCCAACTTGGTTTGCGAACCCAAACCTTGGATACTCAAAGAGAAAATGGTTGGAAACATAATCGACATAAAAAACTCAACACCAATCAATGCGTAAATAGAAGGCATACCTCCTACCGTAATAGCCACCGCCAACAACACAATATTAAAGACACTATACACGGCCAACAAACGATTGGGAGCAATATATTTCATTAAAAATGTACCTAAAAATCGCCCTAACATAAAGCACAACAAAGCAAATGATAAATAACCTGCGGCTTCTTTTTCTGAAATACTAGCTGTTTTTCCTAAAAAGCGAATAAAGAAACTCGATACACATACCTGAGCCCCAACATAAAAAAACTGTGCAATAACACCCAATATCAAATTCTTTTGTTGGAAAATACTACCAGTATTGCCACTTTCTGTCGAAGCGTCGCTATCTTCTTTTATATCTGGCAAATGCGTTTTCCACAAAACTAATGCTACCGAAAGCACCACCAAACCAATCACGATATAAGGGATTTGTACACTTTCTGCTTCGTGTGTTAATAGGGTATTAACCTCTTCGGGCGACAAACTTTTGATTTGCTCTTCTGAAATAGTGGTATCGGTTAAAATAAAAAACTTGCCTGCCAATGGTGCCAACGATGCCGCTAGGCCATTAAACGACTGTGAAAGATTAAGGCGTTGGGTAGAAGTGGCACTATCGCCCAGTACCGTTACATAAGGATTAGCGGCTGTTTCGAGAAACGTTAAACCACTGGCAATAATAAAAAGAGCCATCAAAAATAATCCATAAGTACGGGTAGCGGCCGCAGGATAAAACAAAAATGCCCCGCCCGCAAAAATCAATAATCCTACAATAATACCTGATTTATAACCATATCGGTTCATGACCAACCCTGCAGGTATAGCCATAACAAAATACCCAACAAAAAAGGCCGAATCAATAAAAGCAGACTGTAAATCAGTAAGTTGACAAGCTTTTTTGAGATGTGGAATCAATATTGGATTGAGGTTGTGAGCAAAACCCCACAGAAAAAACAAAACCGTTATCAAAACAAAGGGTATCAAATAGGGATTACGAGTATTAGACTGATTGGACAATGCCATAAGGTTAAATTTTAGTATTATTGGGATAAAATGAATAAATTACTTTTCAAAATAAAGGTAATTCACCCATATTATACTCAATAATTTATCAATATTGTCCAAAATCCTTTA
The DNA window shown above is from Flectobacillus major DSM 103 and carries:
- a CDS encoding ABC transporter permease gives rise to the protein MIQNYLKIALRALLRNKVYSFINIAGLATGMAVAMLIGLWIYDETSYNKYHQNYDRIAQVSQHNIFNGQKSTQVSNPAVMAEEIKSHYASDFKYVLQSSWTSTHILTYGEKKFTKSGNYFEPQVTDMLSLKMLKGTREGLKEPNSILLSESVAKAYFGDTDPMNKLIKVDNKEVVKITGVYEDLPYNSSFKEMEYILPWELYLITNPWIKKMENPWGSNFTQTFAQLADNADMDKVSQKIINVKLNKVGSEAKRYKPEVFLQPMSKWHLYGEFKDGINVGGRIEFVWLFGIIGIFVLLLACINFMNLSTARSEKRAKEVGVRKAIGSARSQLIIQFLSESLVVVVFAFVLSILLVQLILPFFNEVADKKMTILWTNPFFWLLGLSFSLLTGLIAGSYPALYLSSFQPVKVLKGTFRVGRFAAIPRKVLVVLQFTVSVTLIIGTIVVFRQIEHAKNRPIGYNRDGLITMYMATPDVHNHFEAIRTELKSSGSIVEMTESGSPTTEVWNTNGGFQWEGKDPNLAVDFPNNGVTYEYGKTVGWQFANGRDFSREFATDSLAFVLNESAVKFIGLKNPIGATITWENRPFKVIGVIKDMVVQSPYKPVRPSLFHISKDQENVLIIKMNPKISSRVALSKIETVFRKYNPAAPFEYTFVDDEYAKKFGNEERVGKLATFFAALAIFISCLGIFGLASFVAEQRTKEIGIRKVLGATVLNLWQLLSKDFVFLVMTSLFLATPIAYFFMNNWLKKYEYRSDISWWIFVVAGLGALSITLFTVSYQAIKAALANPVKSLRTE
- the fucP gene encoding L-fucose:H+ symporter permease is translated as MALSNQSNTRNPYLIPFVLITVLFFLWGFAHNLNPILIPHLKKACQLTDLQSAFIDSAFFVGYFVMAIPAGLVMNRYGYKSGIIVGLLIFAGGAFLFYPAAATRTYGLFLMALFIIASGLTFLETAANPYVTVLGDSATSTQRLNLSQSFNGLAASLAPLAGKFFILTDTTISEEQIKSLSPEEVNTLLTHEAESVQIPYIVIGLVVLSVALVLWKTHLPDIKEDSDASTESGNTGSIFQQKNLILGVIAQFFYVGAQVCVSSFFIRFLGKTASISEKEAAGYLSFALLCFMLGRFLGTFLMKYIAPNRLLAVYSVFNIVLLAVAITVGGMPSIYALIGVEFFMSIMFPTIFSLSIQGLGSQTKLGSSLVIMSIVGGAIFPVVMGRISDVSSIQTAYIVPLVCFFVVLFFAIKSKSEKGATISGGH
- a CDS encoding L-rhamnose mutarotase, whose protein sequence is MKKYALCLDLKDDPQLIAEYESYHKAVWPEIIDSIKGAGISNMEIYRLGNRLFMIMEVNETFSFEAKAKSDAENPKVQEWELLMWKYQQALPMAKEGEKWLLMDKIFGLD
- a CDS encoding ABC transporter permease, with protein sequence MLKNYLKIAIRNLQRNLVFSGINIIGLAVGMAVAMLIGLWIWDELSYDQYHQNYERLGRIKQNQIWNGRIGTQDAIPLPLRAELKNKFGSDFQAMSLSSWTFDHILSLGDKKISDKGNYVEPSFPEMLSLKMLKGTIKGLTDPHSILLSESLARALFGDKDPINQMLKLNNQTNVKVTGIYEDLPHNTTFNEVRLMLPWDLYASEQKWVKVAESEWNNNSFQLFVQLIPQADFEKVSAKIRFSKFVHMKDDPAKAEMFVHPMKKWHLYSEFKGGKISGGRIQFVWLFGIIGLFVLLLACINFMNLSTARSEKRAMEVGVRKAIGSVRSQLIGQFLSESLLIVLLAFVLSIVLVQLALPLFNSLSDKKMVMLWANPYFWLLSLSFSLITGVVSGSYPAFYLSSFEPIKVLKGTFRVGRYASVPRKVLVIIQFTVSVTLIIGTIIVYRQILHAKNRPIGYSRDGLISIDIKTPELRGHYDALRADLLKTGAVYDMAESLSPTTDLYSTQIGFDWEKKDPNLQALFGIVAVTHDFGHTAGWQFVSGRDFSRNYSTDTASMILNETCAKFIGFKDPVGKNLNWNNKNYKIIGVIKDIVMESPFNPIKPTVFFIDYGWASTITIKINPQMSASDALPKIETVFKQHDPGSPFIYHFADEQYARKFNSEERVGKLATFFAVLAIFISCLGIFGLASFTAEQRTKEIGVRKVLGASVFNLWQLLSKDFVVLVLISFMIASPIAYYYMNNWLLTYEYRSDISWWIFVVAGLGALSITLFTVSYQAIKAALANPVKSLRTE